Proteins from a single region of Haloarcula laminariae:
- a CDS encoding heme o synthase — protein MAESRTFTGLLAATAVGVYLLVIAGATAAITDAVAACSTWPLCQGPVTLADPDLLIARGHRLTAALVGLLALGTVVLGLRTATRRRVKAALLVGIALYPVQIALGAFVATASVAALPGAHLGVGMAIFASFVVALAWHLEFETGSDDEDPVDDPSPAPIPDEDGTDSPPPHASLSTKQRVLGTLGAYFRLMKPRLMWLLCLVAAAGMALAAAAGPDLTTRTVLLTLGGGVLSIGASGTFNHVLERDIDKRMDRTSDRPIATHQIPVANAMAFGVALAAAALVLFWQVNALAAALGLAAILFYSVIYTLVLKPNTVQNTVIGGVAGSLPALIGWAAVEGSIGLPGLALAGVIFLWTPAHFYNLALAYKDDYEAGGFPMMPVVRGETETRKHIVYYLGATLVSSGVLAALTSLGWLYALTSAVVGGVFLWTVVRLHHEQTEASAFRAFHASNAYLGLLLVAVVVDSLAL, from the coding sequence ATGGCAGAGAGCCGGACATTCACCGGGCTGCTGGCCGCGACGGCGGTGGGCGTCTATCTGCTGGTCATCGCGGGTGCGACGGCGGCCATCACCGACGCCGTCGCCGCCTGTAGCACCTGGCCCCTGTGCCAGGGACCAGTGACGCTCGCCGACCCCGACCTGCTGATAGCGCGCGGGCACCGACTGACCGCGGCGCTCGTCGGGCTGCTCGCGCTGGGGACGGTCGTACTGGGGCTGCGGACGGCGACGCGCCGGCGGGTCAAGGCCGCCCTGCTCGTCGGTATCGCGCTGTACCCGGTCCAGATAGCGCTGGGCGCGTTCGTCGCTACCGCCAGCGTGGCCGCCCTCCCCGGCGCGCATCTCGGCGTCGGGATGGCTATCTTCGCCTCGTTCGTGGTCGCGCTCGCGTGGCACCTGGAGTTCGAGACGGGGAGCGACGACGAAGACCCGGTCGACGACCCCTCGCCGGCGCCGATTCCCGACGAGGACGGGACGGACTCGCCGCCGCCCCACGCATCGCTCTCGACGAAACAGCGCGTCCTCGGCACCCTCGGGGCGTACTTCCGGCTGATGAAACCGCGGCTGATGTGGCTGCTGTGTCTGGTCGCCGCCGCCGGGATGGCGCTTGCGGCCGCGGCCGGTCCCGACCTCACCACCCGGACCGTCCTGCTGACACTGGGCGGCGGTGTCCTCTCCATCGGCGCCTCCGGCACGTTCAACCATGTCCTGGAGCGCGACATCGACAAGCGGATGGACCGGACCTCGGACCGACCCATCGCCACCCACCAGATTCCGGTGGCCAACGCGATGGCCTTCGGCGTCGCCCTCGCGGCTGCCGCTCTGGTGCTGTTCTGGCAGGTCAACGCCCTCGCGGCCGCGCTGGGGCTGGCGGCCATCCTCTTCTACAGCGTCATCTACACGCTCGTGTTGAAACCCAACACCGTCCAGAACACCGTCATCGGCGGGGTCGCAGGCTCGCTGCCGGCGCTCATCGGCTGGGCCGCAGTCGAGGGGAGCATCGGCCTTCCGGGGCTGGCGCTTGCCGGCGTCATCTTCCTGTGGACGCCCGCGCACTTCTACAACCTCGCCCTGGCGTACAAGGACGACTACGAGGCAGGCGGGTTCCCGATGATGCCCGTGGTTCGGGGCGAGACCGAGACCCGCAAGCACATCGTCTACTACCTCGGTGCGACGCTCGTGAGTTCGGGCGTGCTCGCGGCGCTGACCTCGCTGGGGTGGCTGTACGCGCTCACCTCCGCCGTGGTCGGCGGGGTATTCCTCTGGACGGTCGTCCGGCTGCACCACGAGCAGACCGAGGCGTCGGCGTTCCGGGCCTTCCACGCCTCGAACGCCTACCTGGGGCTCCTGCTGGTGGCAGTCGTCGTCGACTCGCTCGCCCTATGA
- a CDS encoding DUF7546 family protein — MSALESDRRGLVPEGRSLALWAVILNTELLLVLLYLFLLPGAATDPFLLSFPFVWLNVAGLVFLYVRPTPASSRRRAVAGAVALGYALLLGYVGGVFGLGGAGTGLRVVLAAPPGFAPSVVYSGAVLGVVVTPWKVAGYLALSYLVYVTVVDASGGLAGGVVGLFSCVSCVLPIVASVVGGAIGAGGTLYQAAIAQSYGLSTVVFLASVGLLYAVHRFDITAVGWLRRTMAR; from the coding sequence ATGAGCGCGCTCGAATCGGACCGGCGCGGGCTGGTCCCGGAGGGGCGCTCTCTCGCGCTGTGGGCCGTCATCCTGAACACGGAGCTCCTGTTGGTGTTGCTGTATCTCTTCTTGCTCCCCGGCGCCGCGACGGACCCGTTCCTGCTTTCGTTCCCGTTCGTCTGGCTCAACGTCGCCGGCTTGGTGTTCCTATACGTCCGACCGACGCCCGCGTCCTCCCGCCGGCGGGCCGTAGCCGGGGCCGTCGCGCTGGGCTACGCCCTCCTGCTTGGCTACGTCGGCGGCGTCTTCGGACTCGGCGGAGCGGGAACGGGGCTCCGCGTCGTCCTCGCCGCCCCGCCGGGCTTTGCGCCCTCGGTCGTCTACAGCGGGGCGGTCCTCGGCGTCGTGGTCACCCCCTGGAAGGTGGCGGGCTACCTCGCGCTCTCGTATCTGGTCTACGTCACCGTCGTCGACGCCAGCGGCGGGCTCGCGGGCGGCGTGGTCGGGCTGTTCTCCTGTGTCAGTTGCGTGCTGCCCATCGTCGCCTCCGTGGTCGGCGGGGCCATCGGCGCCGGCGGGACGCTGTACCAGGCCGCTATCGCCCAGTCCTACGGCCTCTCGACGGTCGTCTTCCTGGCGTCCGTGGGGCTACTGTACGCCGTCCACCGGTTCGATATCACCGCTGTCGGCTGGCTACGCCGTACGATGGCGCGGTGA
- a CDS encoding Rdx family protein — MTTVEIEYCVPCGFRERALDVERAILTALESDLDRVSLVMGDHGVFRVTVDGDPVYEKSEDEYDVDAIVRAVRKRL, encoded by the coding sequence ATGACCACCGTCGAAATCGAGTACTGCGTTCCGTGCGGGTTCCGCGAGCGGGCGCTGGACGTGGAACGGGCTATCCTGACGGCCCTGGAGAGTGACCTCGACCGAGTGAGTCTCGTGATGGGCGACCACGGCGTCTTCCGCGTGACCGTCGACGGCGACCCGGTCTACGAGAAGAGCGAGGACGAGTACGACGTCGACGCTATCGTTCGGGCGGTCCGCAAGCGGCTGTAG
- a CDS encoding ABC transporter ATP-binding protein → MTEVLLAEEVHRSYGDTVALDGVSLSATAGEVLALVGPNGAGKTTLVRALTGTTEAEGRVELFGRSPTTVDRDRIGLLPQSFTPHERLTARELVAYYAGLYDETRPVEDVLADVGLSDTADTHYENLSGGQQRRTCVATALINDPDLLVLDEPTTGIDPAGRQALWELLEGLADRGVTIVVTTHYMEEAQRLADRVGLLADGRLVALDAPEALVADHGGDSQLLVDGEFEANAVDAVDYPARMTVRNGRLVVYGVRPESIGGVVDALDAAGLPYDSLTWKQPDLEDVYLELTGTGVGRSGEPTGTVPAGGAR, encoded by the coding sequence ATGACAGAAGTACTCCTCGCCGAGGAGGTCCACCGCAGCTACGGCGACACCGTCGCGCTGGACGGCGTGTCGCTGTCGGCGACGGCGGGCGAGGTGCTCGCGCTGGTCGGCCCGAACGGGGCCGGCAAGACGACGCTCGTCCGGGCGCTGACCGGCACCACCGAGGCGGAGGGGCGCGTCGAGCTGTTCGGCCGGTCGCCGACGACGGTCGACCGTGACCGAATCGGCCTGCTCCCCCAGTCGTTTACCCCACACGAGCGACTGACCGCCCGCGAACTGGTCGCCTACTACGCCGGGCTCTACGACGAAACCCGCCCCGTCGAGGACGTGCTCGCCGACGTGGGCCTCTCCGACACCGCCGACACCCACTACGAGAACCTCTCGGGGGGCCAGCAGCGCCGGACCTGCGTGGCGACGGCGCTCATCAACGACCCGGACCTGCTCGTCCTCGACGAGCCGACGACCGGTATCGACCCCGCCGGCCGACAGGCGCTGTGGGAGCTGCTGGAAGGGCTGGCCGACCGCGGCGTCACCATCGTCGTGACGACCCACTACATGGAGGAGGCCCAGCGGCTCGCCGACCGCGTCGGGCTGTTGGCCGACGGGCGGCTCGTCGCGCTCGACGCCCCCGAGGCGCTGGTGGCCGACCACGGCGGTGACAGCCAGCTACTCGTCGACGGGGAGTTCGAGGCCAACGCCGTCGACGCCGTCGACTATCCGGCCCGGATGACCGTCCGCAACGGGCGCCTCGTCGTCTACGGCGTCCGTCCCGAGTCCATCGGGGGCGTCGTCGACGCGCTCGACGCGGCCGGGCTGCCCTACGACAGCCTGACCTGGAAACAGCCGGACCTCGAAGACGTCTACCTCGAACTCACGGGGACCGGGGTCGGCCGCTCCGGCGAGCCGACGGGGACCGTCCCGGCGGGGGGTGCCCGATGA
- a CDS encoding ABC transporter permease: MSRLGRLRSESRAASRAFLRRRTAVFFTFFFPLIIVVIFGVLVQTRPGGGGLFTREPAYYVPGYLAVVVLFTPLSRVGSEVARHRDGNRFEKLATTPLTRPEWLLAQTLVNTVVIGLAGLFLLGLMVVLTGADIAVSPLLLPFVVLGVALFCGVGAMLGSLASSQDGVISASNGIALPLLFLSETFVPPELLPAWFPTWLSPLTYFSRGVRAISTGGGEAVVPLAVLSVCAVVGFVVGAALLPRTD, translated from the coding sequence ATGAGCCGCCTCGGCCGGCTCCGCTCGGAGTCGCGGGCCGCGAGCCGCGCGTTCCTGCGCCGCCGGACCGCCGTCTTCTTCACGTTCTTCTTCCCGCTCATCATCGTCGTCATCTTCGGCGTGCTGGTCCAGACCAGGCCCGGCGGCGGCGGGCTGTTCACCCGCGAGCCGGCCTACTACGTGCCGGGCTATCTGGCGGTGGTCGTCCTCTTTACGCCGCTCTCGCGAGTGGGCAGCGAGGTCGCCCGCCACCGCGACGGCAACCGCTTCGAGAAGCTGGCGACCACGCCGCTGACCCGGCCCGAGTGGCTGCTGGCCCAGACGCTCGTCAACACCGTCGTCATCGGGCTGGCCGGACTGTTCCTGCTCGGCCTGATGGTCGTCCTGACCGGGGCCGACATCGCCGTCTCGCCGCTCTTGCTCCCCTTCGTCGTGCTTGGGGTCGCGCTGTTCTGTGGCGTCGGCGCGATGCTGGGTAGCCTCGCGAGCTCCCAGGACGGCGTCATCTCCGCGAGCAACGGTATCGCGCTCCCGCTTCTCTTCCTCTCGGAGACGTTCGTCCCGCCGGAACTGCTCCCGGCGTGGTTCCCCACGTGGCTCTCGCCGCTGACCTACTTCTCACGGGGCGTGCGGGCTATCAGCACCGGGGGCGGCGAAGCCGTCGTGCCGCTGGCGGTGCTTTCAGTCTGTGCCGTCGTCGGATTCGTCGTCGGCGCGGCGCTGTTGCCCCGGACGGACTGA
- a CDS encoding DUF420 domain-containing protein: protein MAVADRLQSHARASPRRVTAVLSLVGYVLVFGTFGGAFPFPSISNETVILLSDAIAVVNTLALGCILAGVYFIKTDQVRRHRAAMLSAFALIVLFLVLYLLKVGGGFEKSILVEGAVYYAYLVMLAVHILLSAVSVPVVVHAVVLGLSHTPSELRETAHARVGRIAVAAWGLSLFLGIVTYVMLNHIYMWEPRGEAALLLALVGPKLKR from the coding sequence ATGGCCGTCGCAGACAGACTCCAGTCACACGCGAGAGCCTCCCCGCGCCGTGTCACCGCCGTGTTATCGCTCGTCGGTTACGTCCTCGTCTTCGGGACCTTCGGGGGCGCCTTCCCGTTCCCGTCGATAAGCAACGAGACCGTCATCCTGCTGTCCGACGCCATCGCCGTGGTCAACACGCTGGCGCTTGGCTGTATACTCGCCGGCGTCTACTTCATCAAGACCGACCAGGTCCGCAGACACCGCGCCGCGATGCTTTCGGCGTTTGCCCTCATCGTCCTCTTTCTCGTGTTGTACCTCCTGAAAGTGGGCGGGGGGTTCGAGAAGTCGATTCTGGTCGAGGGGGCCGTCTACTACGCCTACCTCGTGATGCTCGCGGTCCACATCCTGCTGTCGGCCGTCTCCGTCCCGGTCGTCGTCCACGCCGTCGTCCTGGGCCTGTCACACACGCCCAGCGAACTCAGGGAGACGGCCCACGCGAGAGTCGGCCGCATCGCCGTCGCCGCGTGGGGGCTCTCGCTCTTTCTCGGCATCGTCACCTACGTGATGCTGAACCACATCTACATGTGGGAGCCACGCGGCGAGGCGGCGCTGCTCCTGGCGCTCGTCGGGCCGAAGCTGAAGCGGTAG
- the pan1 gene encoding proteasome-activating nucleotidase Pan1 has translation MTDTVDEVDLPYDEGASMQQKIESLQERLEVLESQNEEMRDKLLDANAENNKYQQKLERLTHENKKLKQSPLFVATVQELNDDGAIIKQHGNNQEALTEVTDEMREDLAPDDRVAVNNSLSIVKQLDDETDVRARVMQVDKSPDVTFADIGGIQEQMEEVRETVEMPLTSPGMFEDVGIEPPSGVLLHGPPGTGKTMLAKAVANETDATFIKMAGSELVHKFIGEGAKLVRDLFELARQEEPAVVFIDEIDAIAAKRTDSKTSGDAEVQRTMMQLLSEMDGFDDRGDIRIIAATNRFDMLDRAILRPGRFDRLIEVPNPNAEGREQIFQIHTRSMNVADDVEFADLAAEIEDASGADIKAICTEAGMFAIRDDRTEVRMSDFHDAWEKIQQDETEDEDVSKTFA, from the coding sequence ATGACCGACACCGTCGACGAGGTGGACCTGCCGTACGACGAGGGCGCCTCCATGCAACAGAAGATAGAGTCGTTACAGGAACGGCTGGAGGTGCTCGAATCGCAGAACGAGGAGATGCGTGACAAGCTGCTCGACGCCAACGCCGAGAACAACAAGTACCAACAGAAGCTCGAACGGCTGACCCACGAGAACAAGAAGCTCAAGCAGTCGCCGCTGTTCGTGGCCACGGTCCAGGAGCTCAACGACGACGGTGCCATCATCAAGCAACACGGCAACAACCAGGAGGCCCTGACGGAGGTCACCGACGAGATGCGCGAGGACCTCGCGCCCGACGACCGCGTCGCCGTCAACAACTCGCTGTCCATCGTCAAACAGCTCGACGACGAGACGGACGTTCGCGCACGCGTGATGCAGGTCGACAAGTCCCCCGACGTCACCTTCGCCGACATCGGCGGCATCCAAGAGCAGATGGAGGAGGTCCGCGAGACCGTCGAGATGCCCCTCACCAGCCCGGGGATGTTCGAGGACGTGGGCATCGAGCCGCCCAGCGGCGTCCTGCTGCACGGCCCGCCCGGCACCGGCAAGACGATGCTCGCGAAGGCCGTCGCCAACGAGACCGACGCCACCTTCATCAAGATGGCCGGCTCCGAGCTGGTCCACAAGTTCATCGGCGAGGGCGCCAAGCTCGTTCGCGACCTCTTCGAACTGGCCCGCCAGGAGGAGCCCGCAGTCGTCTTCATCGACGAGATAGACGCCATCGCCGCCAAGCGAACGGACTCCAAGACCTCCGGCGACGCGGAGGTCCAGCGGACGATGATGCAGCTGCTCTCGGAGATGGACGGCTTCGACGACCGCGGCGACATCCGAATCATCGCGGCCACGAACCGCTTCGACATGCTCGACCGCGCCATCCTGCGCCCGGGCCGGTTCGACCGCCTCATCGAGGTGCCCAACCCCAACGCCGAGGGCCGCGAGCAGATATTCCAGATTCACACCCGCAGCATGAACGTCGCCGACGACGTCGAGTTCGCCGACCTCGCCGCCGAAATCGAGGACGCCTCCGGCGCGGACATCAAGGCCATCTGTACCGAGGCCGGGATGTTCGCCATCCGCGACGACCGGACGGAGGTCCGGATGTCGGACTTCCACGACGCCTGGGAGAAGATTCAGCAGGACGAGACCGAAGACGAGGACGTCTCGAAGACGTTCGCCTAG
- a CDS encoding NAD(P)/FAD-dependent oxidoreductase: MASQTSVVVVGGGVAGLSAALFTARAGLETTVVSAGESILRRNAHLENYPGFPAGVNPRLLLDLLEEQAGEAGVEVADGRIQRVTRDGDGFELLAADGDSYEADYVVAASWSDATYLEGLDVDFLDRGSKTFVGVDEFGSTSVDGLYAAGRLAEKHHQTVVAAGHGSQVGLAVVEDSDAKFYHDWTVPEGYFTERGREVPPGCEEIDDAERERRESESLERMREAFAEPHPAEPTMHPSVDEE; this comes from the coding sequence ATGGCATCACAGACCTCGGTGGTTGTCGTCGGGGGCGGCGTCGCGGGGCTCTCGGCGGCGCTGTTCACCGCCCGGGCCGGCCTCGAAACGACCGTCGTCTCTGCCGGCGAGTCGATACTCCGGCGCAACGCGCACCTGGAGAACTACCCCGGCTTCCCGGCCGGCGTCAACCCCCGGCTCCTCCTCGACCTGCTCGAAGAACAGGCCGGCGAGGCCGGCGTCGAGGTCGCCGACGGGCGAATCCAGCGCGTCACCCGCGACGGGGACGGCTTCGAACTGCTGGCCGCCGACGGCGACAGCTACGAGGCGGACTACGTCGTCGCAGCCTCGTGGTCCGACGCGACGTATCTCGAGGGGCTGGACGTGGACTTTCTCGACCGCGGCTCCAAGACCTTCGTCGGCGTCGACGAGTTCGGCTCGACCTCGGTCGACGGGCTGTACGCGGCGGGCCGCCTGGCCGAAAAGCACCACCAGACCGTCGTCGCCGCCGGCCACGGGTCCCAGGTCGGTCTCGCCGTCGTCGAGGACAGCGACGCGAAGTTCTACCACGACTGGACGGTCCCCGAGGGCTACTTTACCGAGCGGGGCCGCGAGGTGCCGCCGGGCTGTGAGGAAATCGACGACGCCGAACGCGAGCGGCGGGAGTCCGAGTCCCTCGAACGGATGCGCGAGGCGTTTGCCGAACCACACCCGGCCGAACCGACGATGCATCCCAGCGTCGACGAGGAGTAG
- the coaBC gene encoding bifunctional phosphopantothenoylcysteine decarboxylase/phosphopantothenate--cysteine ligase CoaBC: MLEGVNVVLGVSGSIAAVKTVELAHELRRQGAAVRAVMTDSATGIVHPWAVEFATDADVVTELTGRVEHVELCGVDGWGDVLLLAPATANTVGKVAAAVDDTPVTTAATTALGAGLPVVVAPAMHEPMYDHPGVIDAIERVESWGVDFVDPRIEEGKAKIATADAIVTAVARAAGDQPLAGRHVVVTAGATTESVDPVRTLSNRASGRTGRAVARACHVLGAEVTLVHDGGDVPYATVEGVESAAEMTAAVAEVAAEADALVSAAAISDYTVEAADEKIRSGQERLTIELEPTPKLIDTVRADHPDLPIVGFKVESAGGDEGLVARARNLIERVDLAFVVANDASVMGEAETRALLVEGDAHDEYTGDKGGLGLAVAKKLAGKLGEHPSVTE, translated from the coding sequence ATGCTGGAGGGAGTCAACGTCGTTCTCGGGGTCTCGGGCTCCATCGCGGCGGTCAAGACGGTGGAACTGGCCCACGAGCTACGCCGCCAGGGGGCCGCGGTCCGGGCGGTCATGACCGACAGCGCGACGGGTATCGTCCACCCGTGGGCGGTCGAATTCGCTACCGACGCTGACGTGGTGACCGAGCTCACGGGCCGGGTCGAACACGTCGAGCTGTGTGGGGTCGACGGCTGGGGCGACGTGCTCTTGCTCGCGCCGGCGACCGCGAACACCGTCGGGAAAGTCGCCGCCGCCGTCGACGACACGCCGGTGACGACGGCGGCGACGACGGCGCTCGGAGCGGGCCTCCCGGTCGTGGTCGCGCCGGCGATGCACGAACCGATGTACGACCACCCCGGCGTCATCGACGCAATCGAACGGGTCGAGTCCTGGGGCGTCGACTTCGTGGACCCTCGCATCGAGGAGGGGAAAGCCAAGATAGCGACCGCGGACGCTATCGTGACGGCGGTCGCCCGGGCGGCGGGCGACCAGCCACTCGCGGGCCGTCACGTCGTCGTCACCGCCGGGGCGACCACGGAGTCGGTCGACCCGGTACGGACCCTCTCGAACCGCGCCTCGGGCCGGACCGGCCGGGCAGTCGCGCGGGCCTGCCACGTCCTCGGGGCCGAGGTGACCCTCGTCCACGACGGCGGGGACGTTCCCTACGCGACCGTCGAGGGCGTCGAGTCGGCCGCGGAGATGACCGCCGCCGTCGCCGAGGTCGCCGCCGAGGCGGACGCGCTCGTCTCCGCCGCCGCCATCTCCGATTACACCGTCGAGGCCGCCGACGAGAAGATACGCAGCGGCCAGGAGCGGCTGACCATCGAACTCGAACCGACGCCGAAGCTCATCGATACCGTCCGGGCCGACCATCCGGACCTGCCAATCGTCGGCTTCAAAGTGGAGTCGGCGGGCGGTGACGAGGGGCTGGTGGCCCGGGCCCGCAACCTCATCGAGCGCGTCGACCTCGCTTTCGTCGTCGCCAACGACGCCAGCGTGATGGGCGAGGCGGAGACGAGAGCGCTCCTCGTCGAGGGCGATGCCCACGACGAGTACACCGGCGACAAGGGCGGCCTCGGACTCGCCGTCGCCAAGAAACTGGCCGGGAAACTGGGCGAACACCCATCGGTCACCGAGTGA
- a CDS encoding monovalent cation/H+ antiporter subunit E, which yields MTVRNTVAYAVDVATDAAADRPVELHVVDVASTRAVDPDAPEELAAASELLDRVEAWVDEDTGGERPANLTLVTDVIGADQYLFSPGDYADVLLEYADEQGIDRIVLDPEYSPAGAAPMLRPLTIELARSDIEIEEAPVERPTERTVVARAASLPKYLTVFGASFLFYMLLSSWKPLDFATGALTATLVAVLLAPVAFSDQPSFTRIGKQTVRMLIYAPYLMKEIAVANLQIAYVVLHPSLPIDPEVVELRPAVWGDTAVTTLANSITLTPGTLTVSVSDRAFAIHSLTAGAREDLFDGGLERAVRFVFYGRDAAAIATPRERGDDGGHSDG from the coding sequence GTGACGGTCCGTAACACCGTCGCGTACGCCGTCGACGTGGCTACCGACGCGGCCGCCGACCGGCCAGTCGAACTCCACGTCGTCGATGTCGCTTCCACCCGGGCGGTCGACCCCGACGCCCCGGAGGAACTGGCCGCCGCAAGCGAACTGCTCGACCGCGTCGAGGCCTGGGTCGACGAGGACACGGGCGGGGAACGGCCCGCGAACCTGACGCTCGTCACCGATGTCATCGGCGCCGACCAGTATCTGTTCAGTCCCGGCGACTACGCCGACGTGTTGCTGGAGTACGCCGACGAGCAAGGCATCGACCGAATCGTGTTGGACCCCGAGTACAGCCCGGCCGGCGCGGCGCCGATGCTCCGGCCGCTCACTATCGAACTCGCCCGCAGCGATATCGAGATAGAGGAGGCGCCCGTCGAACGGCCGACCGAGCGGACGGTCGTGGCCCGTGCGGCCTCGCTCCCGAAGTACCTCACCGTGTTCGGGGCCTCGTTTCTGTTCTATATGCTGCTTTCCTCGTGGAAACCGCTCGACTTCGCCACCGGTGCTCTCACGGCGACCCTGGTCGCCGTCCTGCTGGCCCCGGTTGCCTTCAGCGACCAACCGTCCTTCACACGAATCGGCAAACAGACCGTCAGAATGCTCATCTACGCGCCGTATCTCATGAAGGAAATCGCCGTGGCAAACCTCCAAATCGCCTACGTCGTGTTGCACCCGTCCCTCCCAATCGACCCGGAAGTGGTCGAGCTTCGACCGGCCGTCTGGGGCGACACCGCCGTCACGACGCTGGCAAACAGCATCACGCTCACGCCGGGGACGCTGACCGTCAGCGTCTCCGACCGCGCCTTCGCCATTCACTCGCTGACCGCAGGCGCACGCGAAGACCTCTTCGACGGCGGCCTGGAGCGGGCCGTGCGGTTCGTCTTCTACGGCCGCGATGCCGCGGCCATCGCCACGCCCCGCGAGCGCGGGGACGACGGGGGGCACAGCGATGGTTGA
- a CDS encoding cation:proton antiporter, translating to MVEFATALLAVAAAFVSFGVVALYRVFAGPTIHDRVIAVNVAGTNTVIAIALVAAAFEESTFLDVALVYALLNFLLSIAFSKFNVEHGGVL from the coding sequence ATGGTTGAGTTCGCCACCGCCTTGCTCGCTGTCGCCGCGGCCTTCGTCAGTTTCGGCGTCGTCGCCCTCTACCGGGTGTTCGCCGGCCCGACAATCCACGACCGGGTCATCGCCGTCAACGTCGCCGGGACGAACACCGTGATAGCCATCGCGCTCGTGGCCGCCGCCTTCGAGGAGTCTACCTTCCTCGACGTGGCGCTCGTCTATGCCCTGTTGAACTTCCTGCTCTCGATAGCATTCTCGAAGTTCAACGTCGAACACGGGGGTGTGCTATGA